A region of Lichenibacterium dinghuense DNA encodes the following proteins:
- a CDS encoding IS5 family transposase (programmed frameshift), which produces MWTPATREQHSRSELRYSTDLTDAEWAVIEPLLPPGNPLGRPRLWSLREIVNGIFYVLRGGVPWRLLPKDLPPKSTVYGYFSAWRDEGLFAGINHHLVMLDRERAGREASPTAAVLDSQSVKTTESGGPRGYDAGKKVKGRKRRPLVDTDGRALVLDPQPADVQDRDGAVPVLKQSRRSYPFIAKAFADAGYAGDKPDSATLIAVEIVRKPPGQVGFVVHPRRWVVERFFAWISRNRRLWKDPEATIASAKAFLYAASVMMLLRRIGCAA; this is translated from the exons ATGTGGACCCCGGCCACCCGCGAGCAGCATAGCCGCTCCGAACTCCGCTACTCAACCGATCTGACCGACGCCGAATGGGCCGTCATCGAACCGCTGTTGCCGCCCGGCAACCCGCTCGGACGGCCCCGGCTGTGGTCGTTGCGGGAGATTGTGAACGGCATTTTCTATGTGCTGCGGGGCGGCGTTCCCTGGCGCCTGTTGCCGAAGGACCTGCCCCCGAAGAGCACGGTGTACGGCTACTTCAGCGCGTGGCGCGATGAGGGCCTGTTCGCCGGCATCAACCACCATCTCGTCATGCTGGATCGCGAGCGGGCCGGGCGAGAGGCTTCGCCCACCGCGGCCGTGCTCGACAGCCAGAGCGTGAAGACCACGGAGAGCGGCGGTCCGCGGGGCTACGACGCGGGCAAGAAGGTGAAGGGTCGCAAGCGCCGGC CCCTGGTCGACACGGACGGCCGCGCCCTGGTGCTCGACCCGCAGCCGGCCGACGTGCAGGACCGCGACGGGGCCGTGCCGGTGCTCAAGCAGTCACGCCGTTCATATCCTTTCATCGCCAAGGCCTTCGCCGACGCGGGCTACGCCGGCGACAAGCCGGACAGCGCCACGCTCATCGCCGTCGAGATCGTCCGCAAACCACCCGGGCAGGTCGGCTTCGTGGTTCACCCCCGGCGATGGGTGGTTGAGCGCTTCTTCGCCTGGATCAGCCGCAATCGACGCCTCTGGAAGGATCCGGAGGCCACAATCGCATCCGCAAAGGCCTTCCTCTACGCTGCGTCCGTCATGATGCTGCTACGTCGCATAGGTTGCGCAGCCTGA
- a CDS encoding DUF927 domain-containing protein, translating into MSLGLSTSRVDIKAVSTAALRSLPDLLADWLPGGRREGHEYVVRNPTRADGRPGSFTINTASGRWSDFATGDRGGDAVSLYAFLNRTSQVDAARAVADRLGLSQPERAADDAPAARVNAKAERKPDADRDPWTCIVPVPDEAFPLVVQLGGREPRSTWIFRDAEGRVLGVECRWLKSDGKDIRFACWCRHEDGRTEWRLKHLPAPRPIFGLDRLAKAPLAPVLVVEGAKKVEPATRLFPDHVVVAWPGGAEAVKHVDWSPLAGRAVVVWPDNDDVGRKAAATIAELALKAGADSAAVVPVPSDFPPKWDLADVVPDEADLAALLDAARPAKAKAPSWPAGFRMTDRGLVWSDPSDDEKPEVVVSGRFDVLAESRDDRGQSWGVLLRWSDPDGRAREWAMPRSILATDGADVRRVLLDGGLYVGAGTKARNLLVNFLTGVHVEARARAVSATGWYGAAFVLPDGAIGMPNGERAILQTSGAVDHAFNVRGTLDQWKEEVARYAVGNSRLVLAISTAFAAALVGPCGEESGGIHLRGPSSIGKTTALSLAGSVWGGGDQKYVRAWRATSNGLEAVATAHNDALLCLDELAQLGGREAGEVAYMLANGSGKARATREAMLRKPAKWRLLFLSSGEISLADKIAEDTRGRKQTAGQKVRVVAPAKNSMSVKIMLRD; encoded by the coding sequence ATGAGCCTCGGCCTTTCCACCTCGCGCGTCGACATCAAGGCTGTGTCCACCGCGGCGCTCCGCAGCCTGCCGGACCTCCTGGCTGACTGGCTCCCCGGCGGCCGGCGCGAGGGCCACGAGTACGTGGTCCGCAACCCGACCCGCGCCGACGGTCGCCCCGGGTCCTTCACGATCAACACCGCGTCGGGCCGCTGGTCCGACTTCGCCACGGGCGACAGGGGCGGCGATGCCGTCAGCTTGTACGCCTTCCTGAACAGGACATCGCAGGTGGATGCAGCGCGCGCCGTCGCCGATCGGCTCGGCCTGTCTCAGCCCGAGCGAGCGGCCGATGATGCTCCTGCCGCTCGCGTCAACGCCAAGGCCGAGCGCAAACCCGACGCCGACCGCGATCCGTGGACCTGCATCGTCCCGGTGCCGGACGAGGCGTTCCCCTTGGTCGTTCAGCTCGGCGGCCGGGAGCCGCGCTCGACATGGATTTTCCGGGACGCGGAAGGTCGCGTCCTCGGCGTCGAGTGCCGATGGCTCAAGTCCGACGGCAAGGACATCCGTTTCGCATGCTGGTGCCGCCACGAGGACGGCCGCACGGAATGGCGGCTCAAGCACCTTCCGGCGCCGCGGCCCATCTTCGGGCTCGACCGCCTCGCCAAGGCGCCGCTCGCCCCCGTGTTGGTAGTCGAGGGCGCGAAGAAGGTCGAGCCTGCTACCCGGCTCTTCCCGGACCACGTCGTTGTGGCGTGGCCGGGCGGGGCCGAGGCGGTCAAGCATGTGGACTGGTCGCCGCTCGCCGGCCGGGCCGTAGTGGTGTGGCCCGACAACGACGACGTGGGCCGCAAGGCGGCCGCGACCATCGCCGAGCTGGCGCTGAAGGCCGGTGCGGACAGCGCGGCCGTGGTGCCGGTGCCGAGCGACTTCCCGCCGAAGTGGGACCTCGCCGATGTCGTGCCGGACGAGGCCGACCTCGCGGCCCTGCTCGACGCGGCCCGGCCCGCCAAGGCCAAGGCTCCGAGCTGGCCCGCCGGCTTCCGCATGACGGACCGCGGCCTCGTGTGGTCCGACCCCAGCGACGATGAGAAGCCCGAGGTGGTCGTGTCGGGCCGCTTCGACGTGCTGGCCGAGAGCCGCGACGACCGCGGTCAGTCCTGGGGCGTCCTGCTGCGCTGGTCCGACCCGGACGGCCGCGCGCGGGAGTGGGCCATGCCGCGCTCAATCCTGGCGACGGACGGCGCCGACGTGCGGCGCGTGCTGCTCGACGGCGGCCTCTACGTCGGGGCCGGCACGAAGGCAAGGAACCTGCTCGTCAACTTCCTGACCGGCGTCCACGTCGAGGCGCGCGCCCGGGCGGTGTCAGCGACGGGCTGGTACGGCGCCGCTTTCGTGCTGCCCGACGGCGCCATTGGCATGCCGAACGGAGAGCGCGCCATCCTGCAGACCAGCGGCGCCGTCGACCACGCCTTCAACGTCCGCGGCACCCTGGATCAGTGGAAGGAGGAGGTCGCCCGCTACGCGGTCGGCAACAGCCGCCTTGTGCTGGCGATCTCGACCGCCTTCGCGGCAGCCCTGGTCGGCCCGTGCGGGGAAGAGAGCGGCGGCATCCACCTCCGCGGCCCCTCGTCGATCGGCAAGACCACCGCTCTGTCGCTCGCCGGGTCGGTGTGGGGCGGCGGAGATCAGAAGTACGTCCGAGCGTGGCGGGCCACCTCGAACGGCCTGGAGGCTGTGGCGACGGCGCACAACGATGCGCTGCTCTGCCTCGACGAGCTGGCGCAGCTCGGGGGGCGCGAGGCCGGCGAGGTGGCGTACATGTTGGCGAACGGGTCCGGCAAGGCGCGGGCTACCCGGGAGGCCATGCTCCGGAAGCCGGCGAAGTGGCGGCTCCTGTTCCTGTCGTCGGGCGAGATCAGCTTGGCCGACAAGATCGCCGAGGACACCCGGGGCCGGAAGCAGACTGCGGGGCAAAAGGTCCGCGTGGTGGCCCCAGCGAAAAACAGCATGTCTGTGAAAATCATGCTCCGCGATTGA
- a CDS encoding DNA-binding protein, translating into MPENTKLAAETVDEFLVAMGIGRTLFYSEVKKGRIRIVKLGRRTLVPRSERERLLSGSTMNEAA; encoded by the coding sequence ATGCCTGAGAACACCAAACTTGCCGCTGAGACCGTCGACGAATTCCTGGTCGCCATGGGAATCGGTCGGACGCTGTTCTATTCCGAAGTCAAAAAGGGCCGCATCCGCATCGTGAAGCTGGGCCGCCGCACGCTCGTGCCGCGCTCCGAGCGCGAACGGCTGTTGTCCGGCTCCACCATGAACGAGGCCGCGTGA
- a CDS encoding helix-turn-helix transcriptional regulator: MAIPDERGWLTPDQAAESIGIGPSTLNKMHMDGDGPEFLKIGKKVWYEPEAITRWIETRRRSQATPKMGRFRGTGRHQAA, from the coding sequence ATGGCGATACCCGACGAGAGGGGATGGTTGACGCCCGATCAGGCTGCGGAGTCGATCGGCATCGGACCTTCCACGCTCAACAAGATGCACATGGATGGTGACGGCCCCGAGTTCCTGAAGATCGGCAAGAAGGTTTGGTACGAGCCGGAAGCCATCACGCGGTGGATCGAGACGCGGCGCCGATCACAAGCAACGCCGAAGATGGGCCGCTTCCGCGGCACGGGCCGGCATCAGGCCGCCTGA
- a CDS encoding tyrosine-type recombinase/integrase, producing MATIKLPGVESWRDRHGRLRHYYRPTKAHKRLALPGEAGSAEFMAAYHAAIDAAKPAESKIRTAKPGTMAALAASYLASSDFADLKPSTRKVRRGMLGRFLEDHGTKSVATIERRHVVAILDRYADRPAAANNLRKMLKVLFTRAIDLGMRKDDPTHRIKGRKTGHWRSWTDEEIAAMEARWPVGTRQRLAFALHLFTGQRRSDVVKMTRADVVDGKIRVVQFKTGTKVVVPIHRDLKPILDASPLGRMYLVETLAGRPFSVAGYGNWLRDSHRAADLPEDCVTHGLRKAAGRLLAEAGASTKQIMAVLGLKSIELAELYTRDAEQEQLAEGGMSVWEGKAAR from the coding sequence ATGGCGACGATCAAACTGCCCGGCGTGGAGAGCTGGCGCGACCGCCACGGCCGCCTGCGGCACTACTATCGTCCCACCAAGGCCCACAAGCGCCTGGCCCTGCCCGGCGAGGCGGGCTCGGCCGAGTTCATGGCGGCCTACCATGCGGCGATCGACGCGGCGAAGCCGGCCGAGAGCAAGATCCGCACGGCCAAGCCCGGCACCATGGCGGCGCTGGCCGCCTCCTACCTCGCCAGCTCCGACTTCGCGGACCTCAAGCCGTCGACCCGGAAGGTGCGGCGCGGCATGCTCGGCCGCTTTCTCGAGGACCACGGGACCAAGTCCGTCGCCACGATCGAGCGGCGCCACGTCGTCGCGATCCTCGACAGATACGCGGACCGGCCCGCCGCGGCGAACAATCTCCGCAAGATGCTGAAGGTGCTGTTCACCCGAGCGATCGACCTCGGCATGCGGAAGGACGATCCCACGCACCGCATCAAGGGCCGGAAGACGGGGCACTGGCGATCCTGGACCGATGAGGAGATCGCCGCCATGGAAGCGCGCTGGCCGGTCGGCACGCGCCAGCGGCTCGCGTTCGCGCTCCACCTGTTCACCGGCCAGCGCCGGTCCGATGTCGTGAAGATGACCCGCGCCGACGTCGTCGACGGCAAGATCCGCGTGGTGCAGTTCAAGACGGGGACGAAGGTGGTCGTGCCGATCCACCGCGACCTGAAACCGATCCTCGATGCCTCGCCGCTCGGCCGCATGTACTTGGTCGAAACGTTGGCTGGCCGGCCGTTCAGCGTCGCCGGCTACGGCAACTGGCTGCGGGACTCGCACCGCGCGGCCGATCTGCCCGAGGACTGCGTCACCCACGGGCTGCGCAAGGCCGCGGGTCGCCTGCTGGCCGAGGCCGGCGCCAGCACCAAACAGATCATGGCGGTGCTCGGCCTCAAGTCGATTGAGTTGGCCGAGCTCTACACGCGCGACGCGGAGCAGGAGCAATTGGCCGAGGGTGGCATGTCGGTGTGGGAAGGGAAGGCGGCGCGGTAG
- a CDS encoding helix-turn-helix domain-containing protein translates to MAGRSRLAATPAQRADLETLARSDVRGESDRARAMLLTLSGWTSVEVAEAFGVTADAVRHWRQWFCEGGVEALRSTLASGRPAAKGEQALAVAAALLREPVENRPNWTLPRLQAEIERRTGLSISKSRLSILLREKGGSAGAAPGTR, encoded by the coding sequence ATGGCTGGTCGGTCCCGTTTGGCAGCGACGCCGGCGCAGCGCGCCGACCTCGAGACGTTGGCGCGATCTGACGTTCGGGGCGAGTCCGATCGTGCGCGGGCGATGCTGCTCACCTTGTCGGGTTGGACGAGCGTCGAGGTGGCAGAAGCGTTCGGGGTGACGGCCGATGCGGTCCGCCACTGGCGGCAGTGGTTTTGCGAAGGCGGGGTCGAGGCCCTGCGCTCGACGCTGGCCTCGGGTCGCCCGGCGGCCAAGGGCGAACAGGCGCTCGCGGTGGCGGCGGCCCTTTTGCGCGAGCCCGTGGAGAACCGGCCCAATTGGACGCTGCCGCGCCTGCAGGCCGAGATCGAGCGGCGGACGGGCCTGAGTATTTCCAAGTCTCGGCTGAGCATCCTGCTCCGGGAAAAGGGGGGTTCTGCTGGCGCCGCCCCCGGCACACGCTGA
- a CDS encoding Arm DNA-binding domain-containing protein: MRKDLLSARAVATIKEPGRHSDGGNLYLYVSKTGNRSWVFMWSRNGKQREMGFGPVGDVTLAEARDKAREARRHLLAGRDPLVERDRDKQTATFGEFADAYVETMKGQWANFKTAHQWRVMLTTNAAPLRSRPIADVDTEGVLGVLRPMWTKTPEMAVKARSRIEAVLDAAKAKGLRQGENPARWRGHLDQLLPKRPSLVRGHHAAMPY, encoded by the coding sequence TTGAGGAAAGATCTCCTCAGCGCGCGCGCGGTTGCGACGATCAAGGAACCCGGCCGGCACTCCGACGGGGGCAACCTGTACCTCTATGTCTCGAAGACCGGCAATCGATCGTGGGTCTTCATGTGGTCGCGGAACGGCAAGCAGCGCGAGATGGGCTTCGGCCCCGTCGGGGACGTCACGCTGGCCGAAGCGCGCGACAAGGCCCGCGAGGCCAGGCGCCACCTTCTCGCCGGCCGCGACCCGCTCGTCGAGCGCGACCGCGACAAGCAGACCGCCACCTTCGGCGAGTTCGCCGACGCCTACGTCGAGACGATGAAGGGGCAGTGGGCGAACTTCAAGACGGCGCATCAGTGGCGCGTGATGCTGACCACGAATGCGGCGCCGCTTCGGTCTCGGCCGATCGCCGATGTCGACACTGAGGGCGTGCTGGGCGTGCTCCGGCCCATGTGGACGAAGACGCCCGAGATGGCGGTGAAGGCCCGCTCGCGCATCGAGGCCGTGCTGGACGCGGCCAAGGCGAAGGGGCTTCGCCAGGGCGAGAACCCGGCACGATGGCGCGGCCACCTCGATCAGCTCTTGCCCAAGCGTCCCAGCCTCGTGCGCGGCCACCACGCCGCGATGCCCTATTGA
- a CDS encoding helix-turn-helix transcriptional regulator — MGEKRTAERHNESEQPRFRARLPLDPRGLSREVAAGYVGVSPSLFSAMVEDGRMPRPRVANARRIWDRHELDAAIDALPHDGETPGTNEWDSVL, encoded by the coding sequence ATGGGTGAAAAGCGCACCGCGGAGCGGCACAACGAAAGCGAGCAACCACGTTTTCGAGCCCGGCTCCCGCTGGACCCGCGCGGGCTCTCGCGCGAGGTCGCGGCTGGCTATGTCGGCGTGTCGCCGTCGCTGTTCTCGGCCATGGTCGAGGACGGCCGCATGCCGCGTCCACGGGTCGCCAACGCCCGGCGCATCTGGGATCGACACGAGCTTGACGCGGCGATCGATGCGCTGCCCCATGACGGCGAGACGCCAGGCACAAACGAGTGGGACAGCGTCCTGTGA
- a CDS encoding ISAs1 family transposase yields MNFVISMLRDVPDPRTGNATRHSLLDMLTIALVASICGCESCVDFADFAEDREDLFREFLELSNGLPSHDTFSRLFRLLDPEALSRCFGRFLDHVGTDGSGVLAVDGKTLRRSFDRAAGASPLHVVTAFAADARLVLGHRAMAAGENEIVAARALLGCLDLGGTLVTADAIHCQRDTAAAVLERGGDCLFSLKANRPAMLADVEAFFAAPDTRNALNWHETVDADHGRIERRRHATTQDVSWLFSDRRYAGEPAMPGLTTVAVVDSTVERDGQTSRSRRYHLSSACLAPERFAAAVRAHWSIENRQHWVLDTTFDEDRARNRKDNGPENLAVLRRLALNVLRTARPDISIKRKRKRAGWSDAFARSILAQMR; encoded by the coding sequence ATGAACTTTGTGATCTCGATGCTTCGGGACGTTCCCGACCCGCGCACCGGCAACGCGACGCGTCACAGCCTTCTCGACATGCTGACGATCGCGCTCGTGGCGTCGATCTGCGGCTGCGAAAGCTGCGTCGATTTCGCTGACTTTGCCGAGGACCGAGAAGATCTTTTCCGCGAGTTTCTGGAGCTGAGCAACGGTCTGCCGAGCCACGACACGTTCTCGCGGCTATTCCGTCTGCTCGACCCTGAAGCTTTGTCGCGCTGTTTTGGACGTTTTCTGGACCATGTCGGCACAGACGGGTCAGGCGTGCTGGCCGTGGACGGCAAAACGCTGCGACGTTCCTTTGACCGGGCGGCCGGCGCCTCTCCGCTGCACGTCGTCACGGCCTTTGCGGCCGACGCGCGGCTCGTGCTGGGTCATCGCGCGATGGCGGCGGGCGAGAACGAGATCGTGGCGGCCCGCGCCCTTCTGGGCTGCCTGGATCTCGGCGGCACGCTGGTGACAGCCGACGCGATCCACTGCCAGCGCGACACGGCCGCGGCCGTGCTGGAGCGGGGCGGCGACTGTCTGTTCTCGCTCAAGGCCAACCGCCCCGCCATGTTGGCCGATGTCGAAGCCTTCTTTGCCGCGCCCGACACGCGGAACGCGCTGAACTGGCACGAGACGGTGGATGCCGACCACGGACGCATCGAGCGGCGGCGTCACGCGACCACGCAGGATGTGTCCTGGCTGTTTTCCGACCGGCGCTATGCGGGCGAACCCGCCATGCCGGGCCTGACCACCGTCGCCGTGGTGGACAGCACTGTGGAACGCGACGGACAGACGAGCCGCTCGCGACGCTACCATCTGTCCTCGGCGTGCCTTGCGCCCGAGCGTTTCGCCGCTGCCGTACGGGCGCATTGGAGCATCGAGAACAGGCAGCACTGGGTGCTGGACACGACCTTCGACGAGGACCGCGCACGCAACCGCAAGGACAACGGCCCGGAAAATCTCGCCGTGCTGCGTCGCTTGGCCCTCAACGTCCTGCGCACGGCGAGGCCGGACATCTCGATCAAGCGTAAACGCAAAAGGGCCGGGTGGTCCGACGCCTTCGCACGATCCATCCTCGCCCAAATGCGATAG
- a CDS encoding DUF6538 domain-containing protein, translating into MALKMAQPWRDPKSHVWSLRQRTPTDLVGKLKGKTVMLPVGEGFATVKVGAMVQASLRTSDPRTAKERHAKADAALRQFWDGHRTGPARLTVKQAAALAGTLYEAWSKAEGEGTAAMWDHVAAEDKAARDGLLALRIGEEAQRDASREVRFGKFADALLAREGLVVDSDSRTLLLKAVQGAMEDVTKRLRKAVDFDFTPDPAAQRFPEWQRPEAAPKAPAGKLTVDDVFAAWTAFKADKLAPNTVKRYGASFRSLAAFVKGREVNALAPEDIHGWAEHRRDSEAVSAGTINRVDLVAVSAVFKWATGMEGKKLMRANPAAGLRLSEGRAVQKREKVFRAEEIKAVLRAALAAPPEPRNPTAGFAKRWCPWLAAYSGARISELTGLQGSDVRLEGNVPVMDFRKTKTGIARTVPLHEHIIAMGFLDFARSRGSGPLFYDPARATGKAVTDPAEIRSGHLVKWLRETVTLDEELQPNHGWRHTWKTRALEADIQERISDAITGHAATRVSQKYQTPTVKMMADAMAKFPRYDLS; encoded by the coding sequence ATGGCGTTAAAGATGGCCCAGCCCTGGCGAGACCCGAAGTCCCACGTTTGGAGCCTGCGGCAGCGCACCCCGACCGATCTCGTGGGCAAGCTCAAGGGCAAGACGGTGATGCTCCCCGTGGGCGAGGGCTTCGCTACGGTGAAGGTTGGGGCGATGGTGCAGGCCAGCCTACGAACCTCCGACCCCAGGACGGCGAAGGAGCGCCATGCCAAGGCTGATGCGGCCCTTCGGCAGTTCTGGGATGGGCATCGGACCGGGCCCGCCCGGCTCACGGTGAAGCAAGCGGCAGCACTCGCTGGTACGCTGTATGAGGCATGGTCCAAGGCGGAGGGCGAGGGAACCGCTGCCATGTGGGATCACGTCGCGGCGGAAGACAAAGCCGCGCGGGATGGCCTGCTAGCCTTGCGGATCGGGGAGGAGGCGCAACGGGATGCCTCGCGAGAGGTGCGCTTCGGAAAGTTCGCTGATGCGCTCTTAGCCCGTGAAGGGCTGGTGGTCGATAGCGATAGCCGGACGCTGTTGCTCAAGGCTGTTCAAGGCGCCATGGAAGACGTGACGAAGCGGCTTCGGAAGGCCGTGGACTTCGACTTCACGCCTGACCCTGCCGCCCAGCGCTTCCCTGAATGGCAGCGCCCCGAGGCAGCCCCGAAGGCGCCAGCGGGCAAGCTCACGGTGGATGACGTGTTCGCCGCCTGGACAGCATTCAAGGCCGACAAGCTGGCCCCGAACACGGTGAAGCGCTACGGCGCAAGCTTCCGCTCCCTGGCGGCTTTCGTGAAGGGTCGGGAGGTGAACGCGCTTGCCCCCGAGGACATCCACGGATGGGCCGAGCACCGGCGGGACAGCGAGGCCGTCAGCGCCGGAACGATCAATCGCGTGGACCTCGTGGCCGTCAGCGCGGTCTTCAAATGGGCCACGGGCATGGAGGGCAAGAAGCTAATGCGGGCCAACCCGGCCGCAGGCCTCCGCCTATCGGAAGGCCGAGCGGTTCAGAAGCGGGAGAAGGTGTTCCGCGCGGAGGAGATCAAGGCCGTCCTGCGGGCTGCGCTTGCCGCTCCTCCCGAGCCTCGCAATCCTACGGCGGGCTTCGCCAAGCGGTGGTGCCCATGGCTTGCCGCTTATTCCGGGGCGCGCATCTCGGAACTGACCGGCTTGCAAGGTTCGGATGTGAGGCTTGAAGGCAACGTGCCCGTAATGGACTTTCGGAAGACGAAGACAGGCATTGCCAGGACGGTCCCCCTGCACGAGCACATTATCGCGATGGGCTTCCTGGATTTCGCCAGATCGCGTGGAAGCGGGCCGCTGTTCTACGATCCCGCACGCGCCACCGGGAAGGCCGTAACCGATCCCGCGGAGATCCGCTCCGGGCATTTGGTCAAGTGGCTGCGGGAAACTGTGACGTTGGACGAAGAGCTACAGCCGAACCACGGATGGCGCCACACATGGAAAACGAGGGCTTTGGAGGCCGACATTCAGGAACGGATCAGCGATGCCATTACGGGTCATGCCGCCACTCGTGTATCTCAGAAGTACCAGACGCCCACAGTCAAGATGATGGCGGATGCCATGGCCAAGTTCCCGCGTTACGATCTTTCCTGA
- a CDS encoding IS630 family transposase encodes MERVGLRLRIRRAQAEAGDVVLLYGDESEALTHPYLAHAWAPRGADLRVAAPGQARKVAIMGVLAAATRDLIVHTSTTKRSTDFIALLTVLDGRDGPQPGRPAKPVVLVLDNGPIHTSKATTAAIAARPWLTVEWLPRYAPELNDIELKWRDLKRHHLAHRTFADAAHLDAAIHQAVNSLNAERRISHPCDKLRIAA; translated from the coding sequence GTGGAGCGCGTGGGCCTGCGCCTCAGGATCCGCCGAGCGCAGGCCGAGGCGGGCGATGTGGTGCTGTTGTACGGCGACGAGAGCGAAGCCCTGACCCATCCCTATCTGGCCCATGCCTGGGCGCCACGGGGCGCGGACCTGCGCGTCGCCGCCCCAGGCCAGGCCCGCAAGGTCGCCATCATGGGCGTGCTCGCCGCCGCAACCCGCGACCTCATCGTCCACACGTCGACAACAAAGCGCAGCACCGACTTCATCGCCCTGCTGACCGTGTTGGACGGCCGCGACGGCCCGCAACCGGGACGCCCCGCCAAGCCCGTCGTGCTGGTGCTCGACAACGGCCCCATCCACACCAGCAAGGCCACCACCGCCGCCATCGCGGCGCGGCCCTGGCTCACCGTGGAGTGGCTGCCGCGCTACGCGCCCGAGTTGAACGACATCGAGTTGAAATGGCGTGATCTCAAGCGCCATCACCTCGCTCATCGCACCTTCGCGGATGCCGCTCACCTCGATGCCGCCATCCACCAAGCCGTAAACAGCCTCAATGCCGAGCGACGGATCAGTCATCCGTGTGACAAATTACGAATCGCTGCTTAG
- a CDS encoding tyrosine-type recombinase/integrase — protein sequence MRSLAASEALSFMALRFTVLTAVRTSEALGAMWSEVDFDARLWTIPPERMKASRQHRVPLSAAALGILRELHAKRSSDFVFPGIKAGKPLSNMAMLMVLRGMELDVTVHGFRSSFRDWAAETTDYPNEVAEMALAHVVADAVERAYRRGDLFEKRRGLMDAWAVFCGLATKDDVDAE from the coding sequence ATGCGGTCGCTCGCGGCCAGCGAAGCGCTGTCCTTCATGGCGCTGCGCTTCACCGTCCTCACGGCCGTGCGGACCAGCGAGGCGCTCGGCGCCATGTGGAGCGAGGTCGACTTCGACGCCCGGCTCTGGACGATCCCGCCTGAGCGCATGAAGGCGAGCCGGCAGCATCGCGTACCGCTGTCCGCCGCCGCTCTCGGCATCCTGCGCGAACTGCACGCGAAGCGGTCGAGCGACTTCGTCTTTCCCGGCATCAAAGCAGGCAAGCCGCTCAGCAACATGGCGATGCTCATGGTGCTGCGCGGCATGGAACTCGACGTGACCGTGCACGGCTTCCGGTCGAGCTTCCGAGATTGGGCGGCCGAAACGACGGACTACCCGAACGAGGTCGCCGAGATGGCGCTCGCCCATGTCGTCGCCGACGCGGTCGAGCGGGCCTATCGGCGCGGCGACCTGTTCGAGAAGCGGCGCGGGCTCATGGATGCATGGGCGGTGTTTTGCGGCTTGGCCACGAAGGACGATGTTGATGCCGAATGA
- a CDS encoding recombinase family protein, which yields MAQGKFVSYLRVSTARQGASGLGLDAQRSAVTGFLNGGSWDLVAEVVEVESGANDERPKLAEAMAMCRVHGATLLIAKLDRLSRDAHFLLGLQKAGVRFVAADMPQANELTIGLLAVVAQHERQMISARTKAALAAKRAKLASLTDAERDALRAAGKATTLGGNRGNLTATIRQRGTETSAKVRGEAAKGRASDLAPVLAQLRAEGVTSLRAVSAALNTRGIPTARGGQWTPTQVSRLLAQVGDA from the coding sequence ATGGCGCAAGGCAAGTTTGTCTCGTATCTGCGGGTCTCCACGGCCCGCCAGGGTGCATCGGGCCTTGGCCTTGATGCGCAGCGCAGCGCCGTCACAGGCTTCCTGAACGGCGGTTCGTGGGACCTCGTGGCGGAGGTGGTCGAGGTTGAGAGCGGCGCCAACGATGAGCGGCCGAAGCTGGCGGAGGCCATGGCGATGTGCCGGGTCCACGGGGCCACGCTCCTCATTGCGAAGTTGGACCGCCTGTCCCGTGACGCGCACTTCCTGCTTGGCTTGCAGAAGGCGGGCGTGCGGTTCGTGGCGGCCGACATGCCGCAGGCGAACGAACTGACCATAGGGCTTCTCGCCGTGGTGGCGCAGCACGAGCGGCAGATGATTTCGGCGCGGACGAAGGCGGCCCTTGCTGCCAAGCGGGCGAAGCTCGCCAGCCTCACGGATGCCGAACGGGACGCGCTCCGGGCCGCGGGGAAGGCCACCACGCTCGGCGGGAACCGGGGCAACCTCACCGCCACCATCCGCCAGCGGGGCACAGAGACCAGCGCCAAGGTTCGCGGGGAGGCCGCCAAGGGCCGGGCCAGTGATCTCGCTCCGGTGCTGGCCCAGCTTCGGGCGGAGGGCGTCACGTCGCTCCGGGCGGTGTCGGCGGCGCTGAACACGAGGGGCATCCCTACGGCGAGGGGCGGGCAGTGGACTCCTACCCAGGTGTCCCGCTTGCTGGCCCAGGTCGGAGATGCGTGA
- a CDS encoding helix-turn-helix domain-containing protein — MLTTGHQLKAARALAGVEQIALAEASGVSVGTIRNMEGQGSQTLKSSLQTIKAVQTALEAQGVEFLNHGSPGVRLRKTEG, encoded by the coding sequence ATGTTGACGACAGGACACCAGCTTAAGGCTGCGCGGGCGCTAGCAGGCGTGGAGCAGATTGCGCTTGCCGAGGCGTCCGGCGTGAGCGTCGGAACGATCCGCAACATGGAAGGACAGGGATCGCAGACCTTGAAAAGCAGTCTCCAGACAATCAAGGCCGTGCAAACGGCTCTTGAGGCCCAGGGCGTCGAGTTCCTGAATCACGGCTCACCTGGCGTTCGGCTTCGCAAGACGGAAGGCTGA